A region from the Corticium candelabrum chromosome 14, ooCorCand1.1, whole genome shotgun sequence genome encodes:
- the LOC134189913 gene encoding uncharacterized protein LOC134189913 translates to MSKCCLCNSSGRCMNCRCAKLGQFCRNCNPLNHNRCQNWEARGKYQLQRPKTAGTTSSKISPTKPCMSSDDHQAPTIMDSPVNQHSGHDKPLSYASVVARSSSPGGKALSSSSLESSVLTAATRMLYSDAVQLHPPCSSLSQRQLPCSKLSQKQTLEQSRVHPKLQQQTSSPVAHIVDMISNTQEDEDIHDLNQTASPSLELHERLPYRVMASPNFSWGSLNGVEVMSQIEQAYQEVVHWRRNLFQVPYGSTGKMFASELARLFHAYASASALECVSLTAAMVMPHLLLQKPHKRSRGPDHVSCLTRRLEAWKAGDIKALLYEAKTIQQHLTYSRSSNKATKIDDLPHVFAGHLKKGNVNAAMRLLSDEGANGLLHLDDYLTNSSQKTVRDVLKEKHPNASSLDPDYVVNSKENASPVHPVLFDSLDGQLIRNTAMRCSGAAGPSGLDSTQWKRLCTGFHTSSKDLCNALAAVARRISTEIVDPDGISALVACRLVPLNKNPGVRPIGVCETVRRIIGKAVLSVVKSDVLSATGTLQLCAGQIAGCEAAIHAMQSLFEDDNTEAILLVDATNAFNSLNRQLALKNISSTCPAIHTVLLNTYQQPSPLFVGGEVLLSREGTTQGDPLAMAMYALATVPLLKKVQTEGSTQVWYADDAAAGGKIQAVKQWWEKLSIHGEKFGYFPNAKKSWLIVKPNCLEEAKRVFSKTAVNITSEGRKYLGAALGTENFCNGYLSDAILDWTRQIDKLASIAQSQPQAAHSALSHGLLGRWIFTARTNQNFKTFAGLLESSIQSQLIPAITGRSAPGELERKLFSLPARLGGLGITDPTSLSSEYLNSRKMTAPLVDFILNQEITLGDAPDQQDSLKKQIRKHKGLEIKTLADNVRDNLSHQHKRMFELANEKGASNWLTVLPLEDHGFSLHKSAFRDALCLRYGWVPPHMSESCPCGGKMSVEHAMSCPTGGFPTIRHNEIRDMFSHLLSDVCHDVETEPTLQSLSGETFSLRSSSRDDDARLDISARGFWGGRFEKTYFDVRVFNPNATSYTCFEVASCYRRQEQEKKRKYEERLRKVENASFTPIILSCTGGMSKLTTSFTKKLASMISEKKDTPYGSVINWLRCRLGFALLRASIMCIRGSRCKRYVRPENNILLATSEGHLASSA, encoded by the coding sequence ATGTCTAAATGCTGCTTATGCAACAGCAGCGGCCGCTGTATGAACTGTCGCTGTGCCAAGTTGGGCCAATTCTGTAGAAATTGCAATCCACTCAACCACAACCGCTGCCAAAACTGGGAAGCAAGAGGGAAATATCAACTACAACGTCCTAAAACTGCTGGTACCACTTCTAGCAAGATATCCCCGACGAAGCCGTGCATGTCAAGTGATGATCATCAGGCGCCTACAATCATGGACTCGCCAGTGAATCAGCATTCAGGTCATGATAAGCCACTGTCTTACGCTTCGGTTGTTGCTCGGTCTAGTTCTCCAGGAGGTAAAGCACTTTCTTCATCCAGTCTAGAATCTAGTGTCCTTACTGCTGCAACAAGAATGCTTTATTCCGATGCCGTCCAGCTGCACCCACCTTGTTCTTCGTTGTCGCAAAGGCAACTGCCTTGTTCTAAGTTATCGCAAAAGCAGACACTTGAACAGTCCAGGGTCCATCCTAAATTGCAACAGCAGACAAGTTCACCAGTCGCTCACATTGTCGATATGATATCTAACACCCAGGAAGATGAAGACATTCATGACTTAAATCAAACAGCTTCTCCTTCCCTAGAGTTACATGAACGCCTTCCTTACAGAGTGATGGCATCACCCAATTTCAGTTGGGGTTCACTGAATGGTGTTGAAGTGATGAGTCAAATAGAACAGGCTTACCAAGAAGTTGTTCATTGGAGAAGGAATTTATTTCAAGTACCATACGGTTCTACTGGTAAAATGTTCGCCTCCGAACTTGCCAGATTGTTTCATGCGTATGCAAGTGCATCTGCTCTTGAGTGTGTCTCATTGACTGCTGCTATGGTGATGCCCCATCTTCTGCTACAGAAGCCACACAAGCGGTCCAGAGGTCCTGATCATGTCTCTTGTCTGACCCGTCGCTTAGAAGCCTGGAAGGCGGGTGATATCAAGGCTCTGTTGTATGAAGCCAAGACGATCCAACAACATCTAACTTATAGTAGGTCTTCTAACAAGGCAACCAAAATCGACGATCTTCCTCACGTTTTCGCTGGTCATTTGAAGAAAGGAAATGTGAATGCTGCTATGCGTTTACTGTCTGATGAAGGTGCTAATGGTCTTTTACACCTGGATGACTACCTGACAAATTCAAGTCAAAAAACCGTGAGAGATGTACtcaaagaaaaacatccaaaTGCTTCTTCCCTCGATCCTGACTATGTTGTGAATTCTAAAGAGAACGCTTCTCCAGTCCATCCTGTTTTGTTTGATTCTCTTGATGGACAACTGATCAGGAATACAGCAATGCGATGTTCTGGTGCAGCTGGTCCTTCTGGCCTTGACTCGACTCAATGGAAACGCCTGTGTACGGGATTTCACACTTCCTCCAaagatctctgtaatgctCTAGCTGCTGTTGCTCGTCGAATTTCAACAGAGATAGTAGATCCTGACGGTATCTCAGCTCTAGTGGCTTGTCGTCTTGTACCTCTgaacaaaaatcctggggtgagaccaattggtgtgtgtgagaCAGTTAGAAGAATTATTGGAAAGGCGGTTCTTTCTGTGGTCAAGTCTGACGTGCTCTCGGCAACCGGAACCTTGCAGCTTTGTGCAGGACAGATTGCTGGGTGTGAGGCTGCAATACATGCCATGCAGTCATTGTTTGAAGATGACAATACGGAAGCCATACTACTTGTAGATGCAACAAATGCCTTTAATAGCTTGAACCGTCAATTGGCTCTAAAGAACATCTCAAGCACTTGTCCAGCAATTCATACCGTATTGCTCAACACATATCAACAGCCTTCACCCCTATTCGTTGGTGGGGAAGTCTTGTTGTCGCGTGAGGGAACCACACAGGGAGATCCTCTCGCGATGGCAATGTACGCCTTGGCCACAGTACCTCTGCTGAAAAAAGTACAAACAGAAGGCAGCACCCAAGTCTGGTATGCCGATGATGCTGCAGCCGGAGGAAAGATACAAGCAGTCAAACAATGGTGGGAGAAACTCTCCATACATGGAGAAAAATTTGGATACTTTCCAAATGCCAAGAAATCCTGGTTGATCGTCAAACCGAATTGCCTTGAAGAAGCCAAACGTGTGTTCTCAAAAACGGCTGTGAACATCACCTCTGAAGGTCGAAAGTATTTAGGAGCTGCACTGGGAACTGAAAACTTCTGTAACGGCTATCTCAGTGATGCAATCTTAGACTGGACACGTCAGATTGACAAATTGGCTTCCATTGCCCAAAGTCAGCCACAAGCAGCTCATTCCGCATTAAGTCACGGTCTTCTGGGCAGGTGGATTTTTACTGCGAGAACAAATCAGAATTTCAAAACTTTTGCTGGGCTTTTAGAATCATCAATACAATCTCAACTGATTCCTGCTATAACTGGTCGTTCGGCCCCTGGAGAACTGGAAAGAAAACTCTTCTCCTTACCAGCCAGACTTGGTGGTCTGGGAATCACAGATCCAACTTCATTGTCTTCTGAATACTTAAACTCTCGAAAGATGACTGCACCGCTTGTTGACTTCATTTTGAATCAGGAGATCACTCTAGGAGATGCCCCAGATCAACAGGATTCTCTCAAAAAGCAAATTCGCAAGCACAAAGGGCTAGAAATCAAAACTCTTGCTGATAATGTTCGAGATAACCTCTCacaccaacataaaagaatgttCGAGTTAGCAAATGAAAAGGGGGCATCAAACTGGCTCACAGTGCTGCCATTGGAGGATCACGGCTTCTCATTACATAAGTCTGCATTCAGAGATGCTCTATGCCTCAGATATGGATGGGTCCCCCCTCATATGAGTGAATCTTGCCCTTGCGGTGGAAAAATGTCAGTGGAGCATGCTATGTCCTGCCCCACGGGAGGCTTTCCAACTATACGCCATAATGAAATCCGAGATATgttttctcatctgttgtctgatgtctgtcatgatgtggAAACGGAGCCCACGTTGCAATCACTAAGTGGAGAGACGTTCTCTTTACGTTCAAGCAGTcgagatgatgatgcaagaTTAGACATTTCGGCAAGAGGTTTTTGGGGAGGAAGATTTGAGAAGACATATTTTGATGTCCGGGTGTTTAACCCCAATGCCACCTCGTACACATGTtttgaagttgcatcatgctatagaagacaggaacaagagaagaaaaggaaatatgaagaaagactgagaaaagtagaaaatgcttcctttacacctattatcctttcttgcactggtggcatgagcaagcttacaacgtcatttaccaaaaagctggcctcaatgatatctgagaaaaaggacactccatacggtagcgtgatcaactggctaagatgtcgactcgggttcgcactcctaagagcttccataatgtgcatcaggggcagcaggtgcaaacgctacgtcaggccggaaaacaatattctcctggctacgtctgaggggcacctggcctcctcagcttag
- the LOC134189914 gene encoding uncharacterized protein LOC134189914 — MRTIFDSEESDCVLLVDASNAFNALNRRAALHNIRILCPTIATALINTYRDSISLFVIGGDIIASLEGTTQGDPLAMSMYALGILPLINRIAGLCKQVWFADDATGSGKLKNVRQWWSAIVEHGPTFGYHPNATKTWLIVKENLMEEGRKVFCDTSVNITNSGKRHLGAALGDTSFVNEYVGCKVQDWVQQIESLSAIACTNPHVAYSAFVQGLVHKWSYLFRTVPDIASVVKPLEDAICHRFLPALTGQSVFGMEMREALSLPCNLGGLNISNPTKMSDISFRASQHITAPLVHSIVAQEQLYTISSADMITRKSEMKSQRRNFNRQLLDSLKDNASSSLARSFELASEKGASSWLTVHPIEEHGFHLSKGDFRDALCLRYGWKLSDIPYQCECGESFNIDHSMVCKKGGFPTLRHNEVRDITADLLREVCHDVVTEPTLQPLSGESFSYSTANVMPEARADISARGVWRAGERAFFDVRVFYPNAPSSLKHPNLESAFRVHENEKKRQYGERIREIEHGSFTPLVFSSTGSTGREATTFYKRLASLHAAKSGEHYSKVMQLIRCRLSFALLRSSILCIRGTRSSFYRPIKVDLLGLIESEAHLDE, encoded by the coding sequence ATGCGTACAATTTTTGATAGTGAGGAAAGCGACTGTGTGCTGTTAGTTGATGCGTCAAATGCGTTCAATGCTCTGAATCGACGGGCTGCTCTCCATAACATTCGAATCCTATGCCCAACAATTGCTACTGCTCTCATCAACACGTACAGGGATTCAATCTCCTTGTTTGTAATTGGTGGTGACATCATTGCATCTTTGGAAGGAACAACACAAGGAGATCCCCTTGCCATGTCAATGTATGCATTGGGTATCTTGCCTTTGATAAATCGAATTGCTGGTTTATGCAAACAGGTGTGGTTCGCTGATGATGCAACTGGTTCAGGAAAGTTAAAGAATGTTCGTCAATGGTGGAGTGCAATCGTTGAACACGGTCCAACCTTTGGTTACCATCCAAATGCCACGAAGACCTGGTTAATTGTAAAAGAGAATTTGATGGAAGAAGGAAGGAAGGTGTTCTGCGATACCAGTGTAAACATAACAAATTCAGGAAAACGGCACCTGGGTGCGGCACTAGGTGACACATCTTTTGTCAACGAATATGTTGGTTGCAAAGTCCAGGATTGGGTTCAACAAATTGAGTCTCTTTCAGCCATTGCTTGTACAAATCCTCATGTCGCCTACTCAGCCTTTGTCCAGGGCCTAGTTCATAAATGGTCATACCTTTTCCGCACTGTCCCTGATATTGCGTCTGTTGTGAAACCTTTGGAAGATGCCATTTGTCATCGATTTTTGCCTGCTCTGACTGGACAGTCTGTGTTTGGGATGGAAATGAGAGAAGCTCTTTCTCTTCCTTGCAATCTTGGGGGTCTAAACATTTCTAACCCGACCAAAATGTCTGATATTTCTTTTCGTGCTTCGCAACATATCACTGCACCCCTTGTGCACTCGATTGTTGCTCAAGAACAGCTATACACTATATCGTCTGCTGACATGATAACAAGGAAAAGCGAGATGAAATCGCAGAGGCGAAACTTCAATCGCCAGCTTTTGGATTCGCTCAAAGACAATGCATCCTCTTCTTTGGCTAGATCGTTTGAATTAGCCTCAGAGAAGGGTGCATCAAGTTGGCTTACAGTACATCCAATTGAAGAACACGGCTTTCACCTGTCTAAGGGTGACTTCAGGGATGCACTATGCTTAAGGTATGGTTGGAAACTATCTGATATTCCTTATCAATGTGAATGTGGTGAATCATTTAACATCGATCACTCCATGGTATGTAAGAAAGGAGGATTCCCGACCCTAAGACATAATGAAGTCAGAGACATAACAGCTGATTTACTACGAGAAGTCTGTCATGATGTTGTTACTGAGCCTACCTTGCAACCGCTATCAGGTGAAAGTTTTAGTTATTCTACTGCCAACGTAATGCCGGAGGCTAGAGCGGATATCTCTGCTCGTGGCGTGTGGAGGGCTGGAGAAAGAGCATTCTTCGATGTAAGGGTATTCTACCCAAACGCTCCATCCAGCTTGAAACACCCCAACTTAGAATCTGCTTTTAGAGTGcatgagaatgagaagaaacgtCAGTATGGTGAGCGAATACGAGAAATTGAACACGGATCTTTTACTCCACTTGTCTTCAGTTCGACAGGAAGCACAGGTCGAGAGGCTACTACGTTCTATAAGCGCCTTGCAAGTCTCCATGCAGCAAAATCGGGTGAACACTACAGCAAAGTTATGCAGTTGATAAGATGCAGGCTTTCTTTTGCTCTTCTACGATCAAGCATCTTATGCATTCGTGGAACACGATCCAGTTTCTATAGACCTATCAAAGTGGACTTGTTGggactcattgaaagtgaggccCATCTAGATGAGTAG
- the LOC134189915 gene encoding uncharacterized protein LOC134189915, producing MSKCCLCNSSGRCMNCRCAKLGQFCRNCNPLNHNRCQNWEARGKYQLQRPKTAGTTSSKISPTKPCMSSDDHQAPTIMDSPVNQHSGHDKPLSYASVVARSSSPGGKALSSSSLESSVLTAATRMLYSDAVQLHPPCSSLSQRQLPCSKLSQKQTLEQSRVHPKLQQQTSSPVAHIVDMISNTQEDEDIHDLNQTASPSLELHERLPYRVMASPNFSWGSLNGVEVMSQIEQAYQEVVHWRRNLFQVPYGSTGKMFASELARLFHAYASASALECVSLTAAMVMPHLLLQKPHKRSRGPDHVSCLTRRLEAWKAGDIKALLYEAKTIQQHLTYSRSSNKATKIDDLPHVFAGHLKKGNVNAAMRLLSDEGANGLLHLDDYLTNSSQKTVRDVLKEKHPNASSLDPDYVVNSKENASPVHPVLFDSLDGQLIRNTAMRCSGAAGPSGLDSTQWKRLCTGFHTSSKDLCNALAAVARRISTEIVDPDGISALVACRLVPLNKNPGVRPIGVCETVRRIIGKAVLSVVKSDVLSATGTLQLCAGQIAGCEAAIHAMQSLFEDDNTEAILLVDATNAFNSLNRQLALKNISSTCPAIHTVLLNTYQQPSPLFVGGEVLLSREGTTQGDPLAMAMYALATVPLLKKVQTEGSTQVWYADDAAAGGKIQAVKQWWEKLSIHGEKFGYFPNAKKSWLIVKPNCLEEAKRVFSKTAVNITSEGRKYLGAALGTENFCNGYLSDAILDWTRQIDKLASIAQSQPQAAHSALSHGLLGRWIFTARTNQNFKTFAGLLESSIQSQLIPAITGRSAPGELERKLFSLPARLGGLGITDPTSLSSEYLNS from the coding sequence ATGTCTAAATGCTGCTTATGCAACAGCAGCGGCCGCTGTATGAACTGTCGCTGTGCCAAGTTGGGCCAATTCTGTAGAAATTGCAATCCACTCAACCACAACCGCTGCCAAAACTGGGAAGCAAGAGGGAAATATCAACTACAACGTCCTAAAACTGCTGGTACCACTTCTAGCAAGATATCCCCGACGAAGCCGTGCATGTCAAGTGATGATCATCAGGCGCCTACAATCATGGACTCGCCAGTGAATCAGCATTCAGGTCATGATAAGCCACTGTCTTACGCTTCGGTTGTTGCTCGGTCTAGTTCTCCAGGAGGTAAAGCACTTTCTTCATCCAGTCTAGAATCTAGTGTCCTTACTGCTGCAACAAGAATGCTTTATTCCGATGCCGTCCAGCTGCACCCACCTTGTTCTTCGTTGTCGCAAAGGCAACTGCCTTGTTCTAAGTTATCGCAAAAGCAGACACTTGAACAGTCCAGGGTCCATCCTAAATTGCAACAGCAGACAAGTTCACCAGTCGCTCACATTGTCGATATGATATCTAACACCCAGGAAGATGAAGACATTCATGACTTAAATCAAACAGCTTCTCCTTCCCTAGAGTTACATGAACGCCTTCCTTACAGAGTGATGGCATCACCAAATTTCAGTTGGGGTTCACTGAATGGTGTTGAAGTGATGAGTCAAATAGAACAGGCTTACCAAGAAGTTGTTCATTGGAGAAGGAATTTATTTCAAGTACCATACGGTTCTACTGGTAAAATGTTCGCCTCCGAACTTGCCAGATTGTTTCATGCGTATGCAAGTGCATCTGCTCTTGAGTGTGTCTCATTGACTGCTGCTATGGTGATGCCCCATCTTCTGCTACAGAAGCCACACAAGCGGTCCAGAGGTCCTGATCATGTCTCTTGTCTGACCCGTCGCTTAGAAGCCTGGAAGGCGGGTGATATCAAGGCTCTGTTGTATGAAGCCAAGACGATCCAACAACATCTAACTTATAGTAGGTCTTCTAACAAGGCAACCAAAATCGACGATCTTCCTCACGTTTTCGCTGGTCATTTGAAGAAAGGAAATGTGAATGCTGCTATGCGTTTACTGTCTGATGAAGGTGCTAATGGTCTTTTACACCTGGATGACTACCTGACAAATTCAAGTCAAAAAACCGTGAGAGATGTACtcaaagaaaaacatccaaaTGCTTCTTCCCTCGATCCTGACTATGTTGTGAATTCTAAAGAGAACGCTTCTCCAGTCCATCCTGTTTTGTTTGATTCTCTTGATGGACAACTGATCAGGAATACAGCAATGCGATGTTCTGGTGCAGCTGGTCCTTCTGGCCTTGACTCGACTCAATGGAAACGCCTGTGTACGGGATTTCACACTTCCTCCAaagatctctgtaatgctCTAGCTGCTGTTGCTCGTCGAATTTCAACAGAGATAGTAGATCCTGACGGTATCTCAGCTCTAGTGGCTTGTCGTCTTGTACCTCTgaacaaaaatcctggggtgagaccaattggtgtgtgtgagaCAGTTAGAAGAATTATTGGAAAGGCGGTTCTTTCTGTGGTCAAGTCTGACGTGCTCTCGGCAACCGGAACCTTGCAGCTTTGTGCAGGACAGATTGCTGGGTGTGAGGCTGCAATACATGCCATGCAGTCATTGTTTGAAGATGACAATACGGAAGCCATACTACTTGTAGATGCAACAAATGCCTTTAATAGCTTGAACCGTCAATTGGCTCTAAAGAACATCTCAAGCACTTGTCCAGCAATTCATACCGTATTGCTCAACACATATCAACAGCCTTCACCCCTATTCGTTGGTGGGGAAGTCTTGTTGTCGCGTGAGGGAACCACACAGGGAGATCCTCTCGCGATGGCAATGTACGCCTTGGCCACAGTACCTCTGCTGAAAAAAGTACAAACAGAAGGCAGCACCCAAGTCTGGTATGCCGATGATGCTGCAGCCGGAGGAAAGATACAAGCAGTCAAACAATGGTGGGAGAAACTCTCCATACATGGAGAAAAATTTGGATACTTTCCAAATGCCAAGAAATCCTGGTTGATCGTCAAACCGAATTGCCTTGAAGAAGCCAAACGTGTGTTCTCAAAAACGGCTGTGAACATCACCTCTGAAGGTCGAAAGTATTTAGGAGCTGCACTGGGAACTGAAAACTTCTGTAACGGCTATCTCAGTGATGCAATCTTAGACTGGACACGTCAGATTGACAAATTGGCTTCCATTGCCCAAAGTCAGCCACAAGCAGCTCATTCCGCATTAAGTCACGGTCTTCTGGGCAGGTGGATTTTTACTGCGAGAACAAATCAGAATTTCAAAACTTTTGCTGGGCTTTTAGAATCATCAATACAATCTCAACTGATTCCTGCTATAACTGGTCGTTCGGCCCCTGGAGAACTGGAAAGAAAACTCTTCTCCTTACCAGCCAGACTTGGTGGTCTGGGAATCACAGATCCAACTTCATTGTCTTCTGAATACTTAAACTCTTGA